A single window of Dendropsophus ebraccatus isolate aDenEbr1 chromosome 5, aDenEbr1.pat, whole genome shotgun sequence DNA harbors:
- the SAP18 gene encoding histone deacetylase complex subunit SAP18, whose translation MAVESRVTQEEIKKEPEKPIDREKTCPLLLRVFTTNNGRHHRMDEFNRGNVPSSELQIYTWMDATLKELTSLVKEVYPEARKKGTHFNFAIVYPDPKRPSYRVKEIGSTISGRKGSDDAMTLQSQRFQIGDYLDIAITPPNRAPPPSGRMRPY comes from the exons ATGGCGGTAGAGTCGCGGGTGACGCAGGAGGAGATTAAGAAGGAACCGGAGAAACCGATTGACCGGGAGAAG ACTTGTCCTCTTCTCCTGAGAGTCTTTACCACGAACAATGGGAGGCATCACCGAATGGACGAGTTTAATCGGGGAAACGTCCCGTCCAGCGAGTTACAGATCTACACGTG GATGGATGCTACATTGAAAGAGCTCACCAGCCTGGTGAAGGAAGTATACCCAGAGGCCCGCAAAAAGGGAACACACTTCAACTTCGCTATTGTTTATCCAGACCCCAAGCGACCGAGCTACAG GGTAAAGGAAATTGGGAGCACAATTTCTGGAAGAAAGGGATCAGATGACGCAATGACTTTACAATCACAGAGGTTCCAGATTGGAGATTACCTAGACATAGCAATAACGCCACCCAACAGAGCTCCGCCCCCATCAGGACGTATGAGACCTTATtga
- the SKA3 gene encoding spindle and kinetochore-associated protein 3: MSVTGNFFSKLRHLAVTLEKETTHLEQVFSQEDDDYEEESPMRVLHDLRSEVMSMKNDIQATLDKNEKKGQELSNFIKICKVLQRRNASDIQQIRDTFQNYGYKPLDSETQESDNSTAEEAKTESAEESCLSSDPQDVPPPPVIEKQAAWDLLRAPQLSDFGLSHYQLPAAWEPRAYKKPPEEKPKPVYKDVRSITVAKTPKCALRMEEDFSQIQHFGISEYSANLNDDYTIALINKKKGSSPEKPKESSKDFKNLLATPSHLTYRNGYDGLDSPLPPVFCTPGLKLHKKEHLEVKDKECDANEMENAASSRDVRSDVYPSLRSDALDSPLPPAFCTPGLKVQKKDISHMHPDPSESNAPSVVEDSGTPPVPTFENRWLKNDTIGTLDITEPIPRPELSHTLDVKDEAAVPENPIKTSSPPQMRDFTIGTPPRPEMTSCLTEDLFKHNLKLASPPKVSEYENMLWTPTRPEMTSCITEDISQILSRYCKNQTKPSWQHASENKENRP, from the exons ATGTCAGTGACTGGAAACTTCTTCAGTAAACTCAGGCATTTGGCGGTCACTTTGGAGAAGGAGACGACACATCTCGAGCAAGTGTTCAGCCAGGAGGATGATG acTATGAAGAGGAATCTCCAATGCGAGTGCTGCATGACCTGCGCTCAGAAGTCATGAGCATGAAG AATGATATTCAGGCCACTCTTGATAAAAATGAGAAGAAAGGACAAGAATTGAGTAATTTCATAAAGATCTGTAAAGTGCTACAGCGGAGAAATGCCTCCGACATTCAACAAATCCGAGACACCTTCCAGAACTACGGATATAAACCTCTAGACAGTGAGACACAAG AAAGTGATAACTCCACTGCTGAAGAAGCAAAAACTGAGAGCGCCGAAGAGAGCTGTCTGAGCTCCGATCCACAAGACGTTCCTCCCCCACCAGTCATAGAGAAGCAGGCAGCCTGGGATCTGCTGCGTGCCCCCCAGCTCTCAGACTTCGGCCTGTCTCATTACCAGCTGCCTGCAGCGTGGGAGCCGCGGGCTTATAAGAAACCTCCAGAAGAAAAGCCCAAGCCTGTATATAAAGACGTCCGCTCAATAACTGTGGCGAAAACCCCAAAGTGTGCCTTACGTATGGAGGAAGACTTCTCGCAGATCCAACACTTTGGGATTAGTGAATACAGCGCAAACCTCAATGATGACTACACAATAGCGCTGATAAACAAGAAAAAGGGAAG CAGCCCTGAGAAACCTAAGGAATCTTCTAAGGACTTTAAAAACCTGCTTGCTACCCCCTCACACCTCACTTACAGGAACG GTTATGATGGCTTGGACTCTCCATTGCCACCAGTGTTCTGCACCCCAGGATTGAAGTTGCATAAGAAAGAACACCTTGAAGTAAAGGATAAAGAGTGTGATGCAAA TGAGATGGAAAATGCCGCCTCTTCAAGGGATGTAAGGAGTGATGTCTATCCGTCTCTGAGAAGTG acgcATTGGATTCCCCTCTTCCTCCGGCTTTCTGTACACCTGGACTTAAGGTGCAGAAGAAAGACATAAGCCACATGCATCCCGATCCATCAGAAAGTAACGCCCCTTCAGTGGTTGAGGATTCAGGCACTCCGCCAGTACCTACCTTTGAGAATAGATGGTTGAAGAATGACACCATA GGAACTTTGGACATCACTGAACCTATTCCAAGGCCTGAGCTTTCTCATACTTTAGACGTAAAAGATGAAGCTGCTGTGCCAGAAAACCCAATAAAGACATCCTCACCCCCACAAATGAGAGATTTCACTATTGGTACTCCACCTCGTCCAGAAATGACTTCCTGCTTAACTGAAGATCTCTTCAAG CACAATCTGAAGCTGGCCTCCCCTCCAAAGGTATCAGAGTACGAGAACATGTTGTGGACACCCACTCGTCCAGAGATGACGTCCTGCATCACCGAGGATATTTCACAG ATATTATCTCGGTATTGCAAAAATCAAACCAAACCATCATGGCAGCATGCGTCTGAGAATAAAGAGAACAG aCCGTAA